The Amycolatopsis japonica nucleotide sequence CCAGGAAACCGAGGATGGTGAACACGATCGTGCCCGCCAGCACCGAGGCGACCACCAGCATCGGGTGTTCGGTGAACGACGAGATCGCGAGCGCGACCGCGCCGACCGCCCACAGCTGCAGGGTGATCCACAGCGCCACTACCAGAAGCCTGCCCAGCGCGTCCCACACGCTCAGCGTCGAGCCGGTGAGCGTGAACATCGAATCGGCGCCACTGACGATCAGCCCTGTGGCGAATCCGGTGAAGGTCATGGCCAGCACCGCGATCAGCGAGACGGTGGCGACGCCGAACGCCTTGATCGCGAGCAGCTTGCCCCGGCCGACCGGCGCGATCAGCCAGCCCCGCAAGGTGCCGTGCGCGGCCTCGCCGGCGATCGCGTCCGCCCCGGCCATCGCCGAAGCGAGCGGCAGGAGCAGCGCCAGTGTCATGGTCAGCGCCGCGACCGGCAGGACGAACCCGTTGTTCATCGCGGAGGCCAGCAGTGCGCCGTCCCGGCCGCCTTCCGCTTCGGACGCGTCGACCAGCGTCAGCGCGACCCCGATCACGATCGGGATCAGCGCGAGCAGGCCCAGTACGGCCAGCGTGCGGGGCCGCCGGAAGATCCAGCGCAGTTCGGCGCGATACAGCCGGAGCAGGCCGATGCTGTCCCGGCCGGTCCTCGCCGCGGGTGCCGCGGCCAGAGCGTGGGTCACGACTCCCCCTCACCGTCTACAGTGGACTCCGGCTGGGTCAGCCGGGCGAACAGGTCCTCCAGGCCGGTCCGGGCCCGCGCCGCCTCGTGCACGGCCACCCCGGCCGTCACCAGATGACGCAGTACGTCGGGCGCCTCGGCGGCGGTGAGGTCCACGCGGACGCCGTCCGGGGTGAGCCTGCTGCCGATCCTGTTCTCCCGCAACGTCTCCACCGCGAGTTCGGCGTCCGGCGTCCGCACCAGCAGCGCCGCGTTCCCCGACTCCAGCAGTTCCGAGAGCTCGCCTTGGGCGATCACGTTCCCGGACTGGAGCACCGCGACGTGCGTACAGGTCGCCTCGACCTCGGCCAGCAGATGCGACGACACCAGCACGGTGACGCCGTCGGCGTGCAGTTCGGCGATGATCCGGCGGATCTCCCTGGTGCCCGCCGGGTCGAGGCCGTTGGTCGGCTCGTCGAGCACGACCATCCGCCGCGGCACGAGCAGCGCGCTCGCCAGCCCCATCCGCTGCTTCATCCCCAGCGAATACCCCTTGTATCGCCGGGTGGCGGCGTCGGTCAGGCCGACGCGCTCAAGCGCCGCGTCGACCGCTCCGGGGATCCCGGCCGAGGCCAGCCTCGGTTCGGCCGCGGCCACGCGCAGCAGGTTCTCGCGCCCGGAGAGAAAAGGGTGGAAACCCGGTCCCTCGACGAGCGCGCCGACGTCGGGCAGCGCGTGCGCCGCCTCGTCGGGCATCTTCCTGCCGAAGAGTTCGACCTCGCCCTCCGTGGGCCGCACGAGACCGAGCAACATCCGGATGGTCGTCGTCTTGCCCGAACCGTTGGGGCCGAGCATCCCCAGCACGGCGCCTTCGGGAACGTCGAGATCGACGTGGTCCACGGCCACCGTGCGGCCGTAGACCTTGCGCAGGCCCCTGGTGCGGGCCGCCATGGGTACCGCCGGAGCGGACGCCTCCTGGGAGGCGTCCGTCCCGGCTTCGAAAGTGGTGGTCACTTCGCGGCCAAAGCCTCGAAGAGGACCTGCTCCGGCACCGCGCCGACGGCGTAGCGGCCGTCGTCGGTCAGCACGCCGCTGCCGACCTTGGTGGTCACCAGCCAGCCGCTGCCCCAGGCACCGCTGACCGGCTTGGCGAACCGCGAAAGCAGCGCCTTCGGGTCGACCTGACGGCCTTCCTCGTCCTTGGCCTGACCGGCCTTCGACAGCGCGTCGGCCGGGATCTTGCCCGTGATCGCGGTGTCCCAGCCGTCGCCGACGACCTTGATGTCGGACTTCGCCTGCTCGGCCAGCTCACGGTTCTTCGGGTCGACCTCGGCGGTCTTCTCGGTCACCTTCGCGCCCTTCGGCGGGGTGAACTCGAAGTTCGACGCCGGCTGGGCCGCGAAGTTGATCTCGCTGAACGAGACCTCCAGCGCCGGGGACGAAGTGCCGTTCGCCAGCACCGTGACCCGCAGCGGCAGCCGGGTCTGGTCGTCGATCGCGACGCGGATCTCGCGCAGGAGCGTCCGCTCGGTCGGCTTCGGGGTCAGCACCAGTTCGTACGCGGACCGGTTCGCCACCGAGGCCGTCCCGCTGACGGCGATCGTGCTGCTCTCGCGCACCTTGCCGAGCAGTTCCGACGCCACCGTCGCCGGGTCGACGTTCTTGCTCTTCTCCTGGTGCTCCTTGGCCAGCCCGTCCGGGATGGTCACCTTGGTGGCCGAGTTGTCCTTGGAGCTGTACTCCCAGACCGTCTGGCCGTTCCGGACGATGGTCTGCTGGCTGGAGCCCTCGGTGAGCGAAACCTTGCTCTTGCCCGCCCCGTCGGTCGAAATCTGTGCCGAGTCGACGTCGAGCGCCGAGACGCCGGGCAGGGTGCTGCCGACCTGCGGCAGGCCGAGGTCGTTGCTGACCTTGACCTTCCCGTCGAACGCCGACGGCTTCGCGTTGAGCGTCGACTGCACCAGCTCTTCGGCGCTGATCTGCGGCAGGACGGGCGCGTCGCCCGCGGTGGCCGGCATCGCGACGACGGCGAGGCCGCCGACGCCGAGCGCCGTGCCCACCACCGCCGCGGTGATGGCCTTCCTCTTCGGATCCATGCTGTCTCTCCCTGTTTCCCCGAACCCCAGTGTGCTCGGGTCTTGGCGACAACGCTTCCCCGGAAACGCTGAGATACCACTCAGACTCCGCCTTCCCGGCTGAGATGGCGCTGAGAGGTCGCGCGTGAGCTGGTGAAAGCGTGAATGATGAAGAGCGTGAAACCTCGAGTACTGGTGGTCGACGACGAACCCGGCGTGCGCAAGGCGTTGCAGCGGGGGCTGCGCGCCGAGGACATGGACGTGGTCACCGCGGCCGACGGGCCCAGCGGTCTGCGGCTCGCGCAGACGGGCTCCTTCGACGTCGTCCTGCTCGACATCATGCTTCCGGGGCTTTCCGGCTACCGCGTGCTCGAACGGCTGCGCGCGCTCGGTGTCACCACGCCGGTGCTGATGATCTCGGCGAAGGACGGCGAGGTCGATCAGGCCGACGGGCTCGACCTCGGCGCCGACGGCTACCTCGTGAAGCCGTTCTCGTTCGTCGTGCTGGTCGCGCAGGTGCGCGCGGTGCTGCGGCGGGCGTCGCCGGACGGGACCCGCGGACCGCTGCGCATCGGCGCGCTCGAAGTCGACCGGAGCCTGCGGCAGGTCCGCTACGACGGCGTCGATGTCGCGTTCAGCCCCCGTGAGTTCGCTCTGCTGGAGGTGCTGGCCGGCCGGGCCGGAACGGTCGTCACCAAGGACGAACTGCTGCGCGCGGTCTGGGGCGACGAGCAGGCCGCGACCCGCAACGTCGTCGAGGTTTACGTCGGCTACGTGCGCCGCAAACTCGACGCGGTCGGCGCGGGCGCCCTGGTCAGGACCGTGCGGGGGCACGGATACCTGGCCTCGGATCCGCAGCTCGACGAAGTGATCGCCCCGGCGGGACAGGGGTGATCGGCTCGCCGTCTTGGTGGCGCCGCCGTTCGCTCCAGGTCCGGATCACGCTGCTCGCGGCCACGGTCACGCTCGGCTTCCTGCTCGGGCTGGCGGCGGTCGCCGGGGACAACCTGCAGCCGCTGCTCATCGGTTCGGTCGACGACGAGCTGAGCGCTCAACTGGAGACCGCGAAGGCCGACGTTTCGGCCGGGCGGACACCGTCGGGGTCGGCGGTCACCGTCCGCGTCCTCGACACCGCGGGCGGCCCGGTGGACGGCCTGCCGCCGCCGAACCTCGGCGCCACGGACGTCCGCGCGCTGAAGGCGGGCGAATCGATCACGACCGGGGGCGAGCACAGCTGGCGCTGGGCGGGCACCGTCGTCACCGCACCCGACGGTCAGCAACGGCTCGTCGTCGCGGGTGCGGGCCTGGTCGGCTTCGCGACGGCCGTGCACTCCGGCGGGTTGTGGCTGTTCGTGGTCGCGTCGGTCGGCGCGGTGGGCGCGGGGATCGCGACGTGGCTGCTGGTGCGGTTCGCCCTGCGGCCGGTCGCGCGGATGCGCGGATCGGTCCGGGCGCTTCCGCCGGGCGCGCGGCTGCCGCTCCCGGATTCGCACGACGAACTCCGCGCGCTGGCCGAGGAGTTCAACGCGTTGCTGGCGCGGCAGGAAGAGGGCGCCGACCGGCTCCGCCGGTTCACCGGGGACGCCGCGCACGAGCTCCGCTCACCGGTCGCGTCGATCCGCGTGCAGGCCGAGGTCGCCGTCGCCAACCCTGATCCCGACCTCTCGCAGGAGACGCTTTCCGACATCCTGGAGGAATCGGAACGGCTCTCCGCGCTGCTCGACGGGCTGCTCGCGCTGGCGAGGTCGGACGCGGGGGAGGTCCCGCCCGCGGAACCGGTCGAGCTGGTGAGCGAGGTGCGGGCCGCGGTCGCGCGGATGCCCGCCGGCGCACCCGAGATCCGGGTGAGCGGCACGGTCGGGACGGCGTGGGCGCTGGCCACGCATTCCGAGGTCGAGCTGGTGCTGAGCAACCTGCTGCGCAACGCCTGCCGGTACGCGCGGAGCGAGATCGTGGTGTCGGTGCTGGCGGCGCGGTCCACCGTGCGGGTGGTGGTCGACGACGACGGCCCGGGTATCGCCCCTGAACACCGGGACCGGGTCTTCGACCGCTTCTACCGCGTGTCCGACTCGCGGGCGCGGTCCTCCGGCGGCACCGGCCTGGGGCTGGCGATGGTCGCGGAGGCCGTCCGTCGCCGAGGAGGCCGGGTGCGCGTCGGCGAATCCCCCGACGGCGGGGCGCGCTTCCAGATCGTCTGGCAGGCGGCCCGGCCTGGTTAAGGTGTGCCCCGTGGTGATCGTGGGCGCCGCCATCGTGCGGGACGGACAGTTGCTGGCGCAGCAGCGGGCTTGGCCCGCCGACCACGCCGGGCAATGGGAGCTGCCGGGCGGGCGGGTCGAGGACGGCGAAAGCGACGAGGCCGCCCTGGCGCGGGAATGCCTGGAAGAACTGGACGTCGCCGTGACGGTCGCGGGCCGGGTCGGCGAAGACGTGCCGCTGCCGAAGGGGAAGGTACTGCGGATCTACGCCGCTTCGCTGGTCAGCGCAGGGGACGAGCCTCGGGCCGTGGAGCACAAGGACGTCCGGTGGATCTCCGCGCGCGAACTCGACGACCTCGACTGGCTGCCCGCCGACCGGATCCTCCTGCCCGCCCTGCACGCCCTGCTCACAAGTCCGTGAAGGCCTCCTTGAGGGACCCAGAGTCCCTCAAGGAGGCCTTCACGGAACTTCAGCCGGCGCCGATGAGCCGCAGCGCCGACTGCAGCCGGTGCTCACCCCGTTCCGCCGCCCGGACGGCACCCGCCTTGCGCACCCGCTCCAGTTCGCCGGGGTCGGTCAGCAGCGCCAACGCGCGTTCCCGGACCGGCCGCAGCTCCTCGATGAGCGCCTCGGCGACGGCCTCCTTCACCTGGCCGTAGGAGTCGAAGCGGTCCGCGAGGACCTCGGGCTTCTCGCGGGTACACGCCGCGAGGATGTCCAGCAGGTTCGCCATCCCCGGACGCGTATCCGGCGCGTAGGCGGGCTTCGACCCGCCGTCGGTCTTCGCGCGCTTGACCTTCCGACGGACCTGGTCGGGCTCGTCGAGGACGAAGATCACCCCGGCTTCTTCCTTCGTCGACTTCGACATCTTCCGCGTCGGCTCGGCCAGATCCATGACCCGCGCGCCGGCGGGCGGCAGCACGGCCTTCGGCATGGTGAACACGTCGCCGTAGGTGGTGTTGAACCGCTTCGCCAGCGT carries:
- a CDS encoding ABC transporter permease, with the protein product MTHALAAAPAARTGRDSIGLLRLYRAELRWIFRRPRTLAVLGLLALIPIVIGVALTLVDASEAEGGRDGALLASAMNNGFVLPVAALTMTLALLLPLASAMAGADAIAGEAAHGTLRGWLIAPVGRGKLLAIKAFGVATVSLIAVLAMTFTGFATGLIVSGADSMFTLTGSTLSVWDALGRLLVVALWITLQLWAVGAVALAISSFTEHPMLVVASVLAGTIVFTILGFLDAVSWLHPFLLNKDWAQAPAAVLMDPLDMSMLGEGALRAACYVVIGLSIAYSRLTTRDG
- a CDS encoding ABC transporter ATP-binding protein, which translates into the protein MTTTFEAGTDASQEASAPAVPMAARTRGLRKVYGRTVAVDHVDLDVPEGAVLGMLGPNGSGKTTTIRMLLGLVRPTEGEVELFGRKMPDEAAHALPDVGALVEGPGFHPFLSGRENLLRVAAAEPRLASAGIPGAVDAALERVGLTDAATRRYKGYSLGMKQRMGLASALLVPRRMVVLDEPTNGLDPAGTREIRRIIAELHADGVTVLVSSHLLAEVEATCTHVAVLQSGNVIAQGELSELLESGNAALLVRTPDAELAVETLRENRIGSRLTPDGVRVDLTAAEAPDVLRHLVTAGVAVHEAARARTGLEDLFARLTQPESTVDGEGES
- a CDS encoding LolA family protein, with product MDPKRKAITAAVVGTALGVGGLAVVAMPATAGDAPVLPQISAEELVQSTLNAKPSAFDGKVKVSNDLGLPQVGSTLPGVSALDVDSAQISTDGAGKSKVSLTEGSSQQTIVRNGQTVWEYSSKDNSATKVTIPDGLAKEHQEKSKNVDPATVASELLGKVRESSTIAVSGTASVANRSAYELVLTPKPTERTLLREIRVAIDDQTRLPLRVTVLANGTSSPALEVSFSEINFAAQPASNFEFTPPKGAKVTEKTAEVDPKNRELAEQAKSDIKVVGDGWDTAITGKIPADALSKAGQAKDEEGRQVDPKALLSRFAKPVSGAWGSGWLVTTKVGSGVLTDDGRYAVGAVPEQVLFEALAAK
- a CDS encoding response regulator transcription factor — protein: MMKSVKPRVLVVDDEPGVRKALQRGLRAEDMDVVTAADGPSGLRLAQTGSFDVVLLDIMLPGLSGYRVLERLRALGVTTPVLMISAKDGEVDQADGLDLGADGYLVKPFSFVVLVAQVRAVLRRASPDGTRGPLRIGALEVDRSLRQVRYDGVDVAFSPREFALLEVLAGRAGTVVTKDELLRAVWGDEQAATRNVVEVYVGYVRRKLDAVGAGALVRTVRGHGYLASDPQLDEVIAPAGQG
- a CDS encoding ATP-binding protein; its protein translation is MIGSPSWWRRRSLQVRITLLAATVTLGFLLGLAAVAGDNLQPLLIGSVDDELSAQLETAKADVSAGRTPSGSAVTVRVLDTAGGPVDGLPPPNLGATDVRALKAGESITTGGEHSWRWAGTVVTAPDGQQRLVVAGAGLVGFATAVHSGGLWLFVVASVGAVGAGIATWLLVRFALRPVARMRGSVRALPPGARLPLPDSHDELRALAEEFNALLARQEEGADRLRRFTGDAAHELRSPVASIRVQAEVAVANPDPDLSQETLSDILEESERLSALLDGLLALARSDAGEVPPAEPVELVSEVRAAVARMPAGAPEIRVSGTVGTAWALATHSEVELVLSNLLRNACRYARSEIVVSVLAARSTVRVVVDDDGPGIAPEHRDRVFDRFYRVSDSRARSSGGTGLGLAMVAEAVRRRGGRVRVGESPDGGARFQIVWQAARPG
- a CDS encoding (deoxy)nucleoside triphosphate pyrophosphohydrolase; the protein is MVIVGAAIVRDGQLLAQQRAWPADHAGQWELPGGRVEDGESDEAALARECLEELDVAVTVAGRVGEDVPLPKGKVLRIYAASLVSAGDEPRAVEHKDVRWISARELDDLDWLPADRILLPALHALLTSP
- the trpS gene encoding tryptophan--tRNA ligase, encoding MIRLSGITPSGHVHVGNHLGAIRRWADEGGPDDLYFVSDLHAMTNAHNPAKLRSMASEQLAVLIAAGIEPDRVFVQSDIARELGALNWVLECTCNYGEAARMIQFKEKSKGRAGVRLSLLTYPVLMAADILLQGADEVPVGEDQRQHVELARTLAKRFNTTYGDVFTMPKAVLPPAGARVMDLAEPTRKMSKSTKEEAGVIFVLDEPDQVRRKVKRAKTDGGSKPAYAPDTRPGMANLLDILAACTREKPEVLADRFDSYGQVKEAVAEALIEELRPVRERALALLTDPGELERVRKAGAVRAAERGEHRLQSALRLIGAG